The following are encoded together in the Macadamia integrifolia cultivar HAES 741 chromosome 10, SCU_Mint_v3, whole genome shotgun sequence genome:
- the LOC122092247 gene encoding protein MAINTENANCE OF MERISTEMS-like, giving the protein MVRSWYMILPRRVKEMIDSSCLCRLALIETQKFNLALVGPLMEKWWPSTHSFHVPVGEITITPLYFYASTGVPFGGRPMTRPETLTAREFADLTGLTIVTNQTHIHLRDISARWWRTDLWVNLGNMAQVIRSFLLFAMGQCLFSDLRVGVDICLVFFFEDLQEVDSWDWGGAIYAYLLWTLDLLSYGDRGLKGIGYILQPWCFEQLEISVPRLRDPQVTWRPF; this is encoded by the exons atggttcgaTCATGGTACATGATACTTCCTCGTCGAGTGAAGGAGATGATTGATTCATCATGCCTATGCCGGTTAGCCCTTATAGAGACCCAAAAATTCAATCTGGCATTGGTAGGGCCCTTGATGGAGaagtggtggccgagtactcactcatttCATGTTCCTGTTGGTGAGATTACCATCACACCTCTATACTTCTATGCCTCGACGGGcgttccatttgggggtagacccatgacccgTCCTGAGACTCTGACAGCCAGGGAGTTTGCGGACCTGACAGGTCTTACCATTGTGACTAATCAGACACATATCCATCTTAGGGATATCAGTGCACGATGGTGGAGAACCGACTTGTGGGTAAACCTTGGCAACATGGCCCAGGTGATCCGTTCTTTCTTATTGTTTGCTATGggtcagtgtctttttagtgacctccgagtgGGAGTAGACATTTGCCTGGTGTTCTTCTTCGAGGATCTTCAAgaggtagattcttgggactggggtggggccatCTATGCATACCTCTTGTGGACCCTAGActtgttgtcatatggagaccgaggtctcaagggaatCGGTTACATcctccag ccttggtgctttgagcaacTGGAGATTTCAGTTCCCAGACTGAGGGATCCTCAG gtcacttggagaccattctag